The Salvia miltiorrhiza cultivar Shanhuang (shh) chromosome 1, IMPLAD_Smil_shh, whole genome shotgun sequence genome has a window encoding:
- the LOC131007119 gene encoding transcription factor BEE 3-like isoform X3: MADYHQLILKESFDPDVELINNLSASGLFQNHEDFNFHNSILPTHHEFDDHKQRNKGKASTPAESTCSYQSHHTANQQQRRGGRAKKEEEKGGEVIHVRAKRGQATDSHSLAERVRRGKINERLRCLRDIVPGCYKTMGMAVMLDEIINYVQSLQNQVEFLSMKLTAASSFYDFNSDTDAIEAMQGANAIEAIKAGNVANPCAHLPHNFGYYP; the protein is encoded by the exons ATGGCTGATTATCATCAATTGATCTTGAAAGAGTCGTTCGATCCCGACGTGGAGTTGATCAACAATCTCTCAGCCTCAGGGCTATTCCAAAATCATGAAGATTTCAATTTCCACAACTCAATTTTACCAACTCATCATGAGTTTGATGATCATAAACAAAGGAATAAGGGGAAAGCCAGCACCCCTGCAGAGAGCACTTGTTCATATCAATCGCATCATACTGCCAAT cagcagcagcggcgtggAGGAAGagcaaagaaagaagaagaaaaaggagGTGAAGTGATTCATGTAAGAGCCAAGAGAGGCCAAGCCACCGATAGTCACAGTTTAGCTGAACGA GTTAGAAGAGGAAAAATTAATGAGCGATTACGGTGTTTGCGAGATATTGTTCCTGGATGCTACAAG ACGATGGGCATGGCAGTGATGTTGGACGAGATCATCAACTACGTCCAGTCGTTGCAAAATCAAGTGGAG TTTCTGTCGATGAAGCTGACAGCAGCTAGTTCCTTTTACGACTTCAACTCAGACACAGATGCCATCGAGGCAATGCAG GGAGCAAATGCAATTGAAGCAATCAAGGCTGGGAATGTAGCAAACCCTTGTGCTCATCTACCCCACAATTTCGGCTACTATCCATGA
- the LOC131007119 gene encoding transcription factor BEE 3-like isoform X1: protein MADYHQLILKESFDPDVELINNLSASGLFQNHEDFNFHNSILPTHHEFDDHKQRNKGKASTPAESTCSYQSHHTANQQQQQRRGGRAKKEEEKGGEVIHVRAKRGQATDSHSLAERVRRGKINERLRCLRDIVPGCYKTMGMAVMLDEIINYVQSLQNQVEFLSMKLTAASSFYDFNSDTDAIEAMQGANAIEAIKAGNVANPCAHLPHNFGYYP, encoded by the exons ATGGCTGATTATCATCAATTGATCTTGAAAGAGTCGTTCGATCCCGACGTGGAGTTGATCAACAATCTCTCAGCCTCAGGGCTATTCCAAAATCATGAAGATTTCAATTTCCACAACTCAATTTTACCAACTCATCATGAGTTTGATGATCATAAACAAAGGAATAAGGGGAAAGCCAGCACCCCTGCAGAGAGCACTTGTTCATATCAATCGCATCATACTGCCAAT cagcagcagcagcagcggcgtggAGGAAGagcaaagaaagaagaagaaaaaggagGTGAAGTGATTCATGTAAGAGCCAAGAGAGGCCAAGCCACCGATAGTCACAGTTTAGCTGAACGA GTTAGAAGAGGAAAAATTAATGAGCGATTACGGTGTTTGCGAGATATTGTTCCTGGATGCTACAAG ACGATGGGCATGGCAGTGATGTTGGACGAGATCATCAACTACGTCCAGTCGTTGCAAAATCAAGTGGAG TTTCTGTCGATGAAGCTGACAGCAGCTAGTTCCTTTTACGACTTCAACTCAGACACAGATGCCATCGAGGCAATGCAG GGAGCAAATGCAATTGAAGCAATCAAGGCTGGGAATGTAGCAAACCCTTGTGCTCATCTACCCCACAATTTCGGCTACTATCCATGA
- the LOC131007119 gene encoding transcription factor BEE 3-like isoform X2, which translates to MADYHQLILKESFDPDVELINNLSASGLFQNHEDFNFHNSILPTHHEFDDHKQRNKGKASTPAESTCSYQSHHTANQQQQRRGGRAKKEEEKGGEVIHVRAKRGQATDSHSLAERVRRGKINERLRCLRDIVPGCYKTMGMAVMLDEIINYVQSLQNQVEFLSMKLTAASSFYDFNSDTDAIEAMQGANAIEAIKAGNVANPCAHLPHNFGYYP; encoded by the exons ATGGCTGATTATCATCAATTGATCTTGAAAGAGTCGTTCGATCCCGACGTGGAGTTGATCAACAATCTCTCAGCCTCAGGGCTATTCCAAAATCATGAAGATTTCAATTTCCACAACTCAATTTTACCAACTCATCATGAGTTTGATGATCATAAACAAAGGAATAAGGGGAAAGCCAGCACCCCTGCAGAGAGCACTTGTTCATATCAATCGCATCATACTGCCAAT cagcagcagcagcggcgtggAGGAAGagcaaagaaagaagaagaaaaaggagGTGAAGTGATTCATGTAAGAGCCAAGAGAGGCCAAGCCACCGATAGTCACAGTTTAGCTGAACGA GTTAGAAGAGGAAAAATTAATGAGCGATTACGGTGTTTGCGAGATATTGTTCCTGGATGCTACAAG ACGATGGGCATGGCAGTGATGTTGGACGAGATCATCAACTACGTCCAGTCGTTGCAAAATCAAGTGGAG TTTCTGTCGATGAAGCTGACAGCAGCTAGTTCCTTTTACGACTTCAACTCAGACACAGATGCCATCGAGGCAATGCAG GGAGCAAATGCAATTGAAGCAATCAAGGCTGGGAATGTAGCAAACCCTTGTGCTCATCTACCCCACAATTTCGGCTACTATCCATGA
- the LOC131004083 gene encoding uncharacterized protein LOC131004083 gives MIRQANTRFATAFLTLRSFQLQKQNLNNMFSSEKWNKSKFAKKKQAMNRAKEQTTVAFSHVEDIYKDFYDIIDKRWDVQLHQPLHATDYFLNPEFFYNDPDEMAQVVEDIEGFYDSITKLTNSNGIEDEILKELVIYKKVDEIFSIPAAKMERTLISLAEWWGLYGASTPNLQKLAIKILSLTCSSSGCERN, from the exons ATGATTAGGCAAGCAAATACTCGCTTTGCGACTGCGTTTTTGACATTGAGGAGCTTCCAATTGCAAAAGCAGAATTTGAATAACATGTTCAGTTCTGAAAAATGGAATAAGAGCAAGTTTGCAAAGAAGAAGCAAG CTATGAATCGTGCAAAGGAGCAAACAACAGTTGCATTTTCCCATGTTGAGGATATATACAAAGATTTCTATGACATTATAGATAAGAGATGGGATGTTCAACTTCATCAACCTCTACATGCAACCGACTATTTTTTGAATCCCGAGTTTTTCTATAACGATCCAGATGAGATGGCTCAAGTTGTGGAAGACATAGAAGGATTCTATGATTCAATTACAAAATTGACCAATTCTAATGGCATAGAAGATGAAATACTTAAGGAGTTGGTTATTTACAAAAAAGTAGATGAAATTTTTTCTATACCGGctgcaaaaatggaaagaacTCTGATCTCGCTGGCTGAATGGTGGGGGTTATATGGGGCATCAACACCTAACCTACAAAAATTAGCTATCAAGATTTTAAGTCTGACTTGTAGCTCATCGGGTTGTGAACGCAATTAG
- the LOC131007122 gene encoding uncharacterized protein LOC131007122: MLECTNWHIFAIRMPPKRGRPARNNNNRRNRNAVPEEPQNARGHNPSPPPPTRRVEELFLRQNPPTFDGTSEPAEAEIWVRAMERIFNFLRCTDEERLSCVSFQLTGSADFWWEARRKILTPEQWASYTWKDFKTGLYDKYIPKSYRKKKEAEFYELKQGKKSVVEYDKEFCNLSRFAPQQVDTEEKMAEKFCAGLRYEIKMALASHGGLSYTESLNRALDIEAAMPSDKSAPPLISTPNDLPGASHTLKGKRKWNNNEDNINQTSKKVWQEKERAEQFIQPRYEAQTNLEPTGGNQGQKGISPCPNCGKMHRGICRAGTNGCYNCGQKGHYSTQCPNRQRGSTIENNHTSLPAIRGHLRNQPQSHQ, encoded by the coding sequence atgctagagtgtactaattggcacatctttgctatcagaatgccgcctaagagaggacgccctgcgagaaacaataacaatcgcagaaaccgtaacgctgtacccgaagaaccacaaaatgctcgaggacataacccatcccctccgcctccgactaggagagtcgaagaactctttttaaggcaaaatccacctacgtttgacggaacgagtgaaccggctgaagctgagatttgggtgcgtgcaatggaacgcattttcaactttctacgctgtactgatgaggagcgcctatcttgcgtctctttccaactaacaggatcagcggatttctggtgggaagcacgacgaaaaattctgacacctgaacaatgggcaagttatacttggaaagattttaagacaggattatatgataaatatattccgaaaagctataggaagaagaaagaagctgagttctacgagttgaagcaaggaaagaaatccgtggttgaatacgacaaggaattctgcaacctgtcgaggtttgctccacaacaagtggacacagaggagaagatggcagagaaattttgtgccggactacggtacgaaattaagatggctctagcaagccacggaggactctcatatacggagtctctgaacagggcacttgacattgaagccGCAATGCCGTCAGACAAGTCAGCCCCACCATTGATCTCAACGCCAAACGATCTACCAGGagcctcacatactctcaaagggaagcgcaagtggaacaacaacgaagacaatatcaatcagactagtaagaaagtgtggcaagaaaaggaacgggccgaacagtttattcaaccaaggtaTGAGGCACAGACTAATCTCGAGCCAACTGGAGGTAACCAAGGTCAGaaaggaatttcaccttgcccaaattgcggtaagatgcataggggtatctgtcgggctggaactaacggttgttacaattgtggccaaaaaggtcactactccacgcaatgccccaacagacaaCGAGGTTCAACAATTGAGAACAACCACACCTCTTTGCCAGCAATACGcggacacttgcgaaatcagcctcaatcacatcagtaa